AGGCGTCACCGAGCAGGAGGCGCGCGCGGCGAGGCTCGCCGCCGGCGTCCGGCCCGCCTACCGTCGCGTCGACTCCTGCGCGGGCGAGGTCGAGGCGGCCTCCACCTACTACTACTCGACGTGGGGCGAGGAGGACGAGGGCGCGCCGGAGGGAACGAAGCCGCGCGTCGTCATCCTCGGCTCCGGCCCGAACCGGATCGGGCAGGGGATCGAGTTCGACTACTGCTGCGTCCATGCGGCCCAGAGCTTCCGCGCCCTCGGCTACGAGGCGATCATGGTCAACTGCAACCCCGAGACCGTCTCGACCGACTACGACACCTCCGACCGCCTCTACTTCGAGCCGCTCACCCTCGAGGACGTCCTGAACATCGTCGAGAAGGAGCGGCCCCTCGGGGTGGTGGTTCAGTTCGGCGGTCAGACGCCGCTGAAGCTGGCCGTCCCGCTCGAGCGCGCCGGCGTGACCATCCTCGGCACCCCGCCGGACGCCATCGACCGGGCCGAGGACCGGGCCCGCTTCGCCGAGCTCCTGCGGACGCTCGGCCTCGCCCAGCCGCCCAACGGCTCGGCGCGCTCCGTGGACGAAGCGGCCCGGATCGCGGCCGCGCTCGCCTACCCGGTGCTCGTGCGGCCCTCCTACGTCCTCGGCGGGCGGGCGATGGAGATCGTATACGAGGAGGAGCGCCTCCGGGTCTGGATGACCGAGGCGGCGCGGGTCTCGCCCGAGCATCCCATCCTCATCGACAAGTTCCTCGAGGACGCCATCGAAATCGACGTCGACGCCCTCTGTGACGGCCGAGAAGTGCTGGTCGGCGGCGTGATGGAGCACATCGAGAAGGCCGGGATCCACTCGGGCGACTCCGCGTGCGCGCTCCCTCCATACTCGATCGGCGACGACCAGGTGGAAGGCCTGCGGAAGGACACCCGCGCGCTGGCCCTCGAGCTCGGCGTGATCGGCCTCCTGAACATCCAGTTCGCGATCAAGAACGACACGATCTACGTCCTGGAGGTGAACCCGCGGGCCTCCCGCACGGTGCCCTTCGTGTCGAAGGCGATCGGGCTGCCGCTGGCCAAGGTGGCGACCCGGATCCTGCTCGGCGCGACGCTCCGCGAGCTGGGCGTCGCCGAGCCCCCGGACCTGCCCCACGTGGCGGTCAAGGAGGCCGTGTTCCCGTTCGTCAAGTTTCCCGGGGTGGACGTGATCCTGGGCCCCGAGATGCGCTCGACCGGCGAGGTGATGGGGCTCGACCGGGAGTTCCGGGCCGCCTATCTCAAGGCCCAGCTCGCCGCCGGCTCGCCGCTCCCCCGGGGCGGCAAGGCCTTCCTGTCGGTCCGGAACCGCGACAAGCGGGCGCTGGTGCCCATCGGCCGGAGCCTCTACGAGATGGGCTTCCGCCTCGTCGCCACCCAGGG
The nucleotide sequence above comes from Candidatus Methylomirabilota bacterium. Encoded proteins:
- the carB gene encoding carbamoyl-phosphate synthase large subunit, whose protein sequence is GVTEQEARAARLAAGVRPAYRRVDSCAGEVEAASTYYYSTWGEEDEGAPEGTKPRVVILGSGPNRIGQGIEFDYCCVHAAQSFRALGYEAIMVNCNPETVSTDYDTSDRLYFEPLTLEDVLNIVEKERPLGVVVQFGGQTPLKLAVPLERAGVTILGTPPDAIDRAEDRARFAELLRTLGLAQPPNGSARSVDEAARIAAALAYPVLVRPSYVLGGRAMEIVYEEERLRVWMTEAARVSPEHPILIDKFLEDAIEIDVDALCDGREVLVGGVMEHIEKAGIHSGDSACALPPYSIGDDQVEGLRKDTRALALELGVIGLLNIQFAIKNDTIYVLEVNPRASRTVPFVSKAIGLPLAKVATRILLGATLRELGVAEPPDLPHVAVKEAVFPFVKFPGVDVILGPEMRSTGEVMGLDREFRAAYLKAQLAAGSPLPRGGKAFLSVRNRDKRALVPIGRSLYEMGFRLVATQGTAKVLERHGMRVETINKVAEGWRPNIVDLMKQGEICLVINTPEDGRARRDSYLIRRTAVMQTIPYYTTIEGAQAALEAIEAQRAGEFEVRPLQSYYAALR